One region of Bradyrhizobium betae genomic DNA includes:
- a CDS encoding DoxX family protein encodes MASAPASDLTRAVMRFVLAAFYLTAGIAHLWVPEKLIAITPSWVPFATQVILVTGACEIAGAIALVTRPLRWWAGVAFALYALCVWPANIKHALESIDLPPLPNSWLYHGPRLALQPVLIWWALYCAGVIDWPWRRKQGAGGPAGD; translated from the coding sequence ATGGCCTCAGCTCCTGCAAGCGATCTGACACGCGCGGTGATGCGCTTTGTGCTGGCTGCATTCTACCTGACGGCGGGCATCGCGCATCTCTGGGTTCCGGAGAAGCTGATCGCAATCACGCCGTCCTGGGTCCCGTTCGCAACGCAGGTCATCCTCGTCACTGGGGCCTGCGAGATCGCAGGCGCCATCGCGCTGGTGACCAGGCCGCTGCGCTGGTGGGCTGGCGTCGCATTCGCGCTCTATGCGCTTTGCGTGTGGCCGGCGAACATCAAGCACGCCCTCGAGAGCATCGACCTTCCGCCGCTCCCGAACAGCTGGCTCTATCATGGGCCGCGGCTGGCGCTTCAACCGGTCCTGATCTGGTGGGCGCTGTACTGCGCCGGCGTGATCGACTGGCCGTGGCGGCGCAAGCAAGGGGCTGGCGGTCCGGCCGGGGACTGA
- a CDS encoding alpha/beta fold hydrolase, with translation MRASCVALSAILLSIAMPAVAADYPAPKQGDWVAKEFKFHTGETMPELKLHYTTVGEPSGQPVLVLHGTGGSGASMLSPAFAGELFGAGQPLDASKYYIIIPDAIGHGKSSKPSDGMKTSFPKYNYDDMVEAQHRLVTEGLGVKHLRLVIGNSMGGMQTWLWGEKYPQEMDALVPMASQPTEMASRNWMMRRIMLDTIRNDPDYNGGNYTIQPRMMKYAITAYGIASIGGTLAYQSQAPTAARADKIVDERLSTPMTADANDFVYQWESSHDYNAAENLEKIEASLLLINSADDERNPPETGLTEAAMKRVRNGKLYLIPASTETRGHGTTGSAKFYSEHVRQLLQTAPQRTM, from the coding sequence ATGAGAGCCTCTTGCGTGGCGCTGTCCGCCATCCTGCTGTCCATCGCGATGCCCGCCGTGGCCGCCGACTATCCGGCGCCGAAACAGGGCGACTGGGTCGCCAAAGAATTCAAGTTCCACACCGGTGAGACCATGCCGGAATTGAAACTGCACTACACCACCGTCGGCGAGCCCAGTGGCCAGCCGGTGCTGGTGCTGCACGGCACCGGCGGTTCCGGCGCGAGCATGCTGTCGCCCGCCTTCGCAGGCGAACTGTTCGGCGCCGGCCAGCCGCTCGATGCGTCCAAATATTACATCATCATCCCCGATGCGATCGGCCACGGCAAATCGTCAAAGCCGTCGGATGGCATGAAGACGAGCTTCCCGAAATACAATTACGACGACATGGTCGAGGCGCAGCATCGCCTCGTGACGGAAGGCCTCGGCGTCAAGCATCTGCGGCTCGTGATCGGCAATTCGATGGGCGGCATGCAGACCTGGCTGTGGGGCGAGAAATATCCGCAGGAGATGGACGCGCTGGTGCCGATGGCGTCGCAGCCGACCGAGATGGCGTCGCGCAACTGGATGATGCGGCGGATCATGCTCGACACCATCCGCAACGACCCCGACTACAATGGTGGCAACTACACCATCCAGCCGCGCATGATGAAATACGCGATCACCGCCTACGGCATCGCCAGCATCGGCGGCACGCTGGCCTACCAGTCGCAGGCACCCACGGCGGCCCGGGCCGACAAGATCGTCGACGAGCGGCTGTCGACGCCGATGACAGCGGATGCGAATGACTTCGTCTATCAGTGGGAGTCCTCGCACGACTACAATGCCGCCGAGAATCTTGAGAAGATCGAAGCGTCGCTGCTGCTGATCAATTCCGCCGATGACGAACGCAATCCGCCCGAGACCGGCCTCACGGAGGCCGCGATGAAGCGCGTCAGGAACGGCAAGCTGTATCTCATCCCAGCAAGCACCGAGACGCGCGGCCACGGCACCACCGGTAGTGCGAAATTCTACAGCGAGCATGTCAGGCAGTTGCTGCAAACCGCGCCGCAACGGACCATGTGA
- a CDS encoding DUF2277 domain-containing protein, translated as MCRNIKTLFNFEPPATEDEIHASALQFVRKLSGFNKPSQANEEAFDRAVAEVSEAARKLLTSLHTHAPARDREVEADKARERSRLRFG; from the coding sequence ATGTGCCGCAACATCAAGACGCTGTTCAATTTCGAACCGCCGGCGACGGAAGACGAGATCCACGCGAGCGCGTTGCAGTTCGTGCGCAAACTGTCCGGCTTCAACAAGCCGTCGCAGGCCAATGAGGAGGCTTTCGATCGCGCAGTCGCCGAGGTCTCGGAGGCCGCGCGAAAGCTCCTGACCTCGCTGCACACCCATGCGCCGGCACGGGATCGTGAGGTCGAGGCGGACAAGGCGAGGGAGCGTTCGCGGCTGCGGTTCGGTTAG
- a CDS encoding collagen-like protein, protein MADEQKRQGSQGPRGRQGEPGRPGPQGHPGKRGPDGVRGKPGPQGKPGPAGKAGAQGKPGLPGKAGEAGARGPVGPQGPAGPQGPRGEAGPPGQLPSIEQVLPWLEQLFDAWDERRRQRAREAADREALEAAVLETDETPVDDESGVGEGEVDEHRKKKKKKKHGHKD, encoded by the coding sequence GTGGCAGACGAACAGAAAAGGCAGGGATCTCAGGGACCGCGCGGGCGGCAGGGCGAGCCGGGACGACCGGGACCGCAGGGTCATCCGGGCAAGCGGGGGCCGGACGGCGTGCGTGGCAAGCCGGGGCCGCAAGGCAAGCCCGGACCGGCTGGAAAGGCCGGCGCACAAGGCAAGCCCGGCCTGCCGGGTAAGGCCGGCGAAGCCGGTGCGCGAGGACCGGTCGGACCGCAAGGGCCGGCGGGGCCGCAGGGACCGCGCGGCGAAGCCGGACCGCCCGGCCAGCTGCCGTCGATCGAGCAGGTGCTGCCTTGGCTGGAACAGCTCTTCGACGCCTGGGATGAACGCCGCCGCCAGCGCGCGCGTGAGGCCGCCGACCGCGAGGCGCTCGAGGCCGCCGTGCTGGAAACCGACGAGACGCCCGTCGATGACGAGAGCGGCGTCGGCGAAGGCGAAGTCGACGAGCACCGGAAAAAGAAGAAAAAGAAGAAGCACGGCCACAAGGACTAG
- a CDS encoding helix-turn-helix domain-containing protein — MTTVHVAASGPGAQFLSPNQIVPLLIGATVDEVERELVLQTLARCDGNRTRASRVLGLSVRTLRNKIRIYAASGIDVPAYHD, encoded by the coding sequence ATGACCACTGTTCATGTCGCTGCGTCCGGGCCGGGCGCGCAATTCCTTAGCCCCAACCAGATCGTTCCGTTGCTGATCGGCGCCACCGTCGACGAGGTCGAGCGCGAACTCGTGCTCCAGACGCTGGCGCGCTGCGACGGCAACCGCACCCGTGCATCGCGCGTGCTCGGCCTGTCGGTACGCACGCTGCGCAACAAGATCAGGATCTATGCGGCTTCCGGCATCGACGTGCCCGCGTATCACGACTGA
- a CDS encoding SDR family NAD(P)-dependent oxidoreductase: protein MPLLQNHIAVITGAGSGIGRAIAAGYAREGAKVVLLDVNADTVAQAAQEIRQAGGKAESFALDVTRREDCFGLAKQVADKVGQVSILVNNAGITRRNAFTAETETVAKDWNDIISLNLNGVFNVTQAFLAPLRAAKGRIVNIGSIQSFVHLRTPSSAAYTTSKHGVLGFTKALAAELGKDGVRVNAIGPGFIETNINANVRATNPALVQAFVDHTPLARTGKPEDIVGPAIFLASDQSAYVTGTILMVDGGYRTV from the coding sequence ATGCCTCTCCTCCAAAACCATATCGCCGTCATCACGGGCGCCGGTTCCGGCATCGGCCGGGCGATCGCTGCCGGTTACGCCCGCGAGGGCGCGAAGGTGGTCCTGCTCGACGTCAACGCCGACACGGTTGCGCAGGCAGCGCAAGAGATCCGCCAGGCCGGCGGCAAGGCCGAGAGCTTTGCACTCGACGTGACCAGGCGCGAGGATTGCTTCGGACTGGCCAAGCAGGTCGCCGACAAGGTCGGGCAGGTCTCGATCCTCGTCAACAATGCCGGCATCACCCGCCGCAACGCCTTCACCGCCGAGACCGAGACGGTGGCAAAGGACTGGAACGACATCATCTCGCTCAACCTCAACGGCGTCTTCAACGTGACGCAGGCATTCCTTGCCCCCTTGCGCGCAGCCAAGGGCCGCATCGTCAATATCGGCTCGATCCAGTCCTTCGTGCATCTGCGCACGCCGAGCTCGGCGGCGTATACGACCTCGAAGCACGGCGTGCTCGGCTTCACCAAGGCGCTCGCGGCCGAGCTCGGCAAGGACGGCGTACGCGTCAACGCGATCGGGCCCGGCTTCATCGAGACGAACATCAACGCCAATGTGCGCGCGACCAATCCCGCGCTGGTGCAAGCCTTCGTCGATCACACCCCGCTGGCGCGCACCGGCAAGCCCGAGGACATCGTCGGCCCCGCGATCTTCCTGGCCTCGGACCAGTCGGCCTATGTCACGGGCACGATCCTGATGGTCGATGGCGGCTACCGGACGGTGTGA
- a CDS encoding outer membrane protein: MKTEATKTSRGARASCNRGGRRRVHVAKMPRRGRKVAGSCLSDSPSHMSKKSGAVGLTSCPRHMGRGDSARRPGHRAHEESDMRKCGADRVRGDGACPGGGYRAAPATKAPLTAASPWSGFYAGLGLGSRATRTDAVTSSETIGGIPQNLADGRPTGASFDGLGFRASSFVGFNWQFAPQWVAGLEGDIGFVDQSTKRQSQAFSPGFTAFPLPRDSLTVKTDWDASLRGRLGFLLTPATLAYATGGIAWQRSGINSVCVDNGCQSVGYSPAVISVSRTRAGWTIGGGIETSLGGNWFARAEYRYADFGAAPFTISRTALINPAFSPTTDNFDLRMQTHTASFGVGYKFGDPVVAGAAAAAVVKAVPIAMSWTGPYLGLGLGARALQASVAAKSEIFGGAPLRIAEQAQPFNGTAFRANPYAGINWQFAPKWVAGIEGDVGFADRTATLDGYPVSPAFGTFQTTTDSLVLKTTWDAGLRARLGFLVTPATLLFLSGGAAWQHDEVISTCGSEPCRRRFSPSPPVIANAATKPGCTIGGGLETALGHHWLARAEYRFADFGTSTLSISRTGTFATSNTIDTFDVTLRTHVATFGLAYLFN; encoded by the coding sequence TTGAAAACCGAAGCGACGAAAACGTCGCGCGGCGCTCGCGCCTCATGCAATCGCGGCGGGCGACGACGGGTGCATGTGGCAAAGATGCCACGACGCGGCAGGAAAGTTGCCGGTTCGTGCCTGTCCGATTCGCCGTCGCATATGTCCAAGAAGTCCGGAGCCGTTGGCCTCACATCTTGTCCCAGACACATGGGCCGCGGCGATTCCGCGCGCCGACCGGGACATCGGGCGCATGAAGAAAGTGACATGCGGAAGTGCGGCGCTGATCGCGTTCGCGGTGACGGCGCCTGCCCTGGCGGCGGATATCGGGCTGCGCCCGCCACCAAGGCCCCGTTGACGGCCGCATCCCCCTGGAGTGGGTTCTATGCAGGTCTGGGGCTTGGCTCCCGCGCCACGCGCACAGATGCCGTGACCAGCTCGGAGACGATTGGCGGCATCCCGCAAAATTTGGCGGACGGACGGCCGACCGGCGCGTCGTTCGACGGGCTGGGCTTTCGTGCCAGCTCGTTTGTCGGATTCAACTGGCAGTTTGCCCCGCAGTGGGTCGCAGGCCTCGAAGGCGATATCGGCTTTGTCGATCAATCCACCAAGCGCCAATCGCAGGCCTTCTCGCCGGGCTTTACCGCGTTTCCGTTGCCACGCGACAGCCTGACCGTGAAGACCGATTGGGACGCCAGCTTGCGTGGACGCCTCGGCTTCCTGCTCACACCCGCCACGCTGGCCTACGCGACCGGCGGCATCGCCTGGCAGCGGAGCGGGATCAATTCCGTCTGCGTCGACAACGGCTGTCAGAGCGTTGGTTATTCGCCCGCCGTGATCTCGGTTTCCCGGACCCGGGCCGGATGGACCATCGGCGGCGGCATCGAGACCTCTCTTGGGGGCAACTGGTTCGCGCGCGCCGAATATCGCTATGCCGATTTTGGCGCCGCCCCGTTCACCATTTCCCGGACGGCCCTTATCAACCCGGCGTTCAGTCCGACCACGGACAATTTCGATCTCAGGATGCAGACGCATACTGCCTCGTTCGGCGTGGGCTACAAGTTTGGCGATCCGGTCGTGGCCGGAGCGGCGGCGGCGGCGGTGGTCAAGGCAGTTCCGATCGCGATGTCGTGGACCGGCCCGTATCTCGGTCTTGGCCTCGGCGCCCGGGCGCTGCAGGCGAGTGTGGCGGCGAAATCGGAAATATTTGGCGGGGCCCCGTTACGTATTGCCGAGCAGGCCCAGCCGTTCAACGGCACTGCATTCCGCGCCAACCCCTATGCCGGCATCAACTGGCAATTCGCTCCCAAATGGGTCGCCGGTATCGAGGGCGATGTCGGCTTTGCTGACCGGACCGCTACGCTTGATGGATATCCGGTGTCGCCCGCCTTCGGCACTTTCCAGACGACTACCGATTCTCTCGTGCTGAAGACGACGTGGGACGCGGGCCTTCGCGCACGTCTCGGTTTCCTGGTTACACCGGCGACACTTCTGTTCTTAAGTGGCGGCGCTGCGTGGCAGCATGACGAGGTGATTTCGACCTGCGGGAGCGAACCCTGCCGGAGAAGGTTCAGCCCCTCGCCGCCGGTGATCGCGAACGCCGCGACGAAGCCCGGCTGCACCATCGGCGGCGGCCTGGAGACGGCGCTCGGCCATCACTGGCTGGCTCGCGCCGAATACCGCTTCGCCGATTTCGGCACGTCGACCCTTAGTATCAGCCGAACGGGGACCTTCGCAACGAGCAACACTATCGACACGTTCGACGTCACGCTGCGCACCCACGTCGCGACTTTCGGCCTCGCGTATCTGTTCAACTGA
- a CDS encoding J domain-containing protein: MMERLESWKLALERLRSAQSVDWAEAGRLVAEIVRMSPDATLRQAAEQALPVLRQAVDNDDHSVTMAAQRRVGVVLEVVHGLTAPRFGRRNATPKKLSSEDRARRMLGLPLAVQLTCEDINQAYRRAAKSTHPDHGGDAQAFIDLAAARDILIHPGAYKEA, translated from the coding sequence ATGATGGAACGGCTTGAATCCTGGAAACTGGCGCTCGAGCGGCTGCGGTCGGCGCAATCGGTCGATTGGGCCGAGGCGGGCCGGCTCGTGGCCGAGATCGTGCGGATGAGTCCGGATGCCACGCTGCGGCAGGCGGCCGAGCAGGCGCTTCCGGTGCTGCGCCAGGCCGTCGACAATGACGATCACAGCGTCACGATGGCGGCCCAGCGCCGCGTCGGCGTGGTGCTCGAGGTCGTCCATGGTCTCACCGCGCCGCGTTTCGGCCGCCGCAACGCCACGCCGAAGAAACTGTCCAGCGAGGATCGCGCCCGCAGGATGCTCGGCCTGCCGCTCGCCGTGCAGCTCACCTGCGAGGACATCAACCAGGCCTATCGGCGCGCCGCCAAGAGCACGCATCCCGACCATGGCGGCGACGCGCAGGCCTTCATCGACCTCGCCGCCGCACGGGATATTCTCATCCACCCGGGCGCCTACAAGGAGGCGTGA
- a CDS encoding RidA family protein, translating to MPIQHFAPPPHVKAPPLSFATRVGDLLFVSGIPGFDANGALPDGFEAQFANVAVNIRRVLDEAGATMRDLAKVNVLLTRASDVAAMNALYAGAFGPPPYPARTTCVVHALPDPKMLIEIEAVASLAKA from the coding sequence ATGCCGATCCAGCATTTCGCGCCCCCGCCGCACGTCAAGGCGCCGCCGCTGTCCTTTGCCACGCGCGTCGGCGATCTCCTGTTCGTCTCCGGCATTCCCGGCTTCGACGCCAATGGCGCGCTGCCCGACGGCTTCGAGGCGCAGTTCGCCAATGTTGCCGTCAACATCCGGCGGGTGCTGGACGAGGCCGGCGCGACAATGCGCGATCTCGCCAAGGTCAACGTGCTGCTCACCCGCGCCTCCGACGTCGCCGCCATGAACGCGCTCTATGCCGGCGCCTTCGGCCCGCCGCCCTACCCCGCACGCACCACCTGCGTGGTGCACGCGCTGCCAGATCCGAAGATGCTGATCGAGATCGAGGCAGTCGCCTCGCTCGCCAAGGCATGA
- a CDS encoding outer membrane protein, producing the protein MRRSSTCRHMPGLLCGSALLAGLALAAPAQAADLVPKSFVKAPPLVASSWTGFYAGLGLGFRSTSADLTTTSVLEDGVPRDLTGGVLTQPFDGTGFRVNPYAGYNWQVAPHWVVGIEGDVGFGDQTTVLPGFRASPRAGSSTFAVDSLSVKTTWDASLRGRAGYLLTPATLVYATGGLAWQHFDVTSVCVGATCNDATPTTVSNSVTKTGWTLGAGLETALWGNWLLRGEYRYADFGSAPMAIARTQSGAGPALTVDNFDTRLRTHTASVGLAYKFGEPVIGGRSHPLQAQAAMLPSWMGAYVGLGLGARATRTDLTATSESVGGFTDDVLDRRANNRPMDNVAFRASPYAGYLWQLASQWTAGVEGDFGFADRTTTREGFTTIFLADSQSPGESLSIRNRWDASLRLRGGYLVNPQTMLYATGGVAWQNFELTSTCTSGPCTGFVALSPAIISQSTTKTGWTLGGGLETVLWGNWLARAEFRYADYGKAGFTVARSSGRADHDPSANTYDVAMRAHLATFGVTYRFQ; encoded by the coding sequence ATGCGACGTTCATCGACCTGCCGACACATGCCGGGATTGCTTTGCGGCAGTGCGCTGCTGGCCGGGCTGGCGCTCGCCGCACCGGCACAGGCCGCGGACCTCGTGCCGAAGTCCTTCGTGAAGGCGCCGCCGCTGGTGGCGTCGTCGTGGACGGGATTCTATGCCGGCCTCGGCCTCGGCTTTCGATCGACCAGCGCCGACCTCACCACCACGTCGGTGCTGGAAGACGGCGTGCCCCGTGACCTGACCGGAGGCGTGTTGACCCAGCCGTTCGACGGCACGGGCTTCCGCGTCAATCCCTATGCCGGTTACAACTGGCAGGTCGCACCCCACTGGGTCGTCGGCATTGAAGGCGATGTCGGCTTCGGTGACCAGACCACGGTACTGCCGGGATTTCGCGCCTCGCCGCGGGCCGGCTCGTCCACGTTCGCGGTCGACAGCCTTTCGGTCAAGACGACATGGGATGCCAGCCTGCGGGGCCGCGCCGGCTATCTGCTGACGCCGGCGACGCTGGTCTATGCGACCGGTGGCCTTGCCTGGCAGCATTTCGACGTCACCTCGGTCTGCGTCGGCGCAACCTGCAACGATGCCACGCCGACCACGGTCTCGAACTCGGTGACGAAGACCGGCTGGACGCTGGGGGCCGGCCTCGAGACCGCGCTGTGGGGCAACTGGCTGCTGCGCGGCGAATATCGCTACGCCGATTTCGGCAGCGCGCCGATGGCGATCGCGCGCACGCAGAGCGGCGCAGGGCCCGCGCTCACGGTCGACAATTTCGACACCAGGCTGCGGACCCACACCGCCAGCGTCGGACTCGCTTACAAATTCGGCGAGCCTGTCATCGGCGGCCGCTCGCATCCGTTGCAGGCACAGGCCGCGATGCTGCCGTCCTGGATGGGCGCCTATGTCGGCCTTGGTCTCGGTGCGCGCGCCACGCGCACCGATCTCACCGCAACATCGGAATCGGTTGGAGGCTTCACGGACGATGTCCTCGATCGCCGCGCCAACAACCGCCCGATGGATAACGTCGCGTTCCGCGCCAGCCCCTATGCCGGCTATCTCTGGCAGCTCGCCTCGCAATGGACAGCGGGCGTCGAGGGCGATTTTGGCTTCGCCGATCGCACCACCACGCGCGAAGGCTTCACCACCATCTTTCTCGCGGACTCCCAGTCGCCCGGCGAAAGCCTCTCGATCCGCAACCGGTGGGACGCCAGCCTGCGCCTGCGCGGCGGCTATCTCGTCAATCCGCAGACCATGCTCTACGCCACCGGCGGCGTGGCCTGGCAGAACTTCGAACTGACCTCGACCTGCACCAGCGGCCCCTGCACCGGCTTCGTCGCGCTGTCGCCGGCGATCATCAGCCAGTCCACCACGAAGACCGGGTGGACGCTCGGTGGCGGCCTCGAGACCGTGCTGTGGGGCAACTGGCTGGCGCGCGCCGAATTTCGCTATGCGGACTACGGCAAGGCCGGCTTTACAGTGGCGCGGTCGAGCGGAAGGGCTGACCACGATCCATCCGCGAACACGTATGACGTCGCAATGCGCGCGCATCTGGCGACGTTCGGGGTGACGTACCGGTTCCAGTGA
- a CDS encoding response regulator, producing MQQGQVLPTILVVEDDPLIRGLVEEALADGGFGTVIVSSGEEAIALLKGETNDYRALVTHINLSGPIDGWDIARVGREIDAIFPIVYMTGAAGDEWPSKGVPGSILLAKPFAPAQLVTALSQLLNAGTPTG from the coding sequence GTGCAGCAGGGGCAAGTGCTACCGACGATCCTGGTTGTCGAGGACGATCCCCTCATTCGCGGGCTCGTTGAAGAAGCGCTGGCCGACGGCGGATTTGGCACCGTGATCGTGAGTTCCGGCGAGGAAGCCATCGCCTTGCTCAAGGGCGAAACCAACGATTACCGCGCCCTCGTCACCCACATCAACCTGAGCGGCCCCATCGACGGCTGGGACATTGCCCGCGTCGGCCGCGAAATCGATGCTATATTTCCGATCGTCTACATGACCGGCGCCGCAGGCGACGAGTGGCCCTCGAAGGGCGTGCCCGGCAGCATCCTGCTGGCCAAGCCATTCGCCCCCGCGCAACTCGTGACGGCGCTATCCCAGCTTCTCAACGCGGGCACGCCGACAGGCTGA
- a CDS encoding mismatch-specific DNA-glycosylase — protein sequence MLDDSPHRLPDQLRPNLRLVFVGTAASTRSAELGHYYAHPGNRFWRAIHEAGITPRRYQPDEFADLLGLGIGFTDLSKSGAGMDHQIATASIDVAGFRAKMETYRPRTIAFTSKKAASLFYGRPSSAIALGRQRRDASLPEIFVLPSPSGAASGHWTLEPWRELAMWINSPSAD from the coding sequence ATGCTCGACGATTCGCCCCACCGCCTCCCCGACCAGCTCCGCCCCAACCTCCGCCTCGTCTTCGTCGGCACCGCCGCCTCGACGCGCTCGGCCGAGCTCGGGCACTACTATGCCCATCCCGGCAACCGCTTCTGGCGCGCGATCCATGAGGCCGGCATCACGCCGCGGCGCTATCAGCCGGACGAGTTCGCTGATCTCCTCGGCCTCGGGATCGGCTTCACCGATCTCTCCAAGTCGGGCGCCGGGATGGATCATCAGATCGCGACCGCGTCGATCGACGTCGCGGGGTTCAGGGCGAAGATGGAGACGTATCGGCCGCGGACGATCGCGTTCACGAGCAAGAAGGCGGCAAGCCTGTTCTATGGCCGGCCGTCGAGCGCGATTGCGCTGGGGCGGCAGCGGCGCGACGCAAGTCTGCCGGAGATCTTCGTACTGCCCTCGCCGTCGGGCGCTGCATCCGGGCATTGGACGCTGGAGCCGTGGCGCGAGCTTGCGATGTGGATCAACAGCCCTTCAGCGGACTGA